A window of SAR324 cluster bacterium contains these coding sequences:
- a CDS encoding DUF1932 domain-containing protein, which yields MTTQNIGILHPGEMGISVAASAKNSGHSVFWVSQGRSEATRARAERFNLHELRSLSELCETCSMIISVCPPKYAGELSQQVLQAGFKGIFVDANAISPMRSQEIGSQMALAGVEYVDGGIIGGPAWQENSTFLYLSGLQSAQVADCFEQGPLVTRIIGEEIGRASAMKMCYAAKTKGMTALLCSIVATANELGVWEDLERHWSAEVSDAGRKTVEDIRKVTAKAWRFSGEMEEIASTLDFAGLPDGFHKAAADTYQRMAHFKDHQELPELEEVLRSLVRSS from the coding sequence ATGACAACACAGAACATAGGCATCCTGCATCCTGGTGAAATGGGGATATCTGTTGCTGCTTCTGCAAAAAATTCTGGACATTCGGTTTTCTGGGTGTCGCAGGGTCGCAGCGAGGCTACACGTGCCAGAGCAGAACGGTTCAACCTGCATGAGTTGCGGAGTCTTTCAGAGCTCTGTGAAACTTGCTCCATGATCATCAGTGTCTGTCCACCCAAATATGCAGGTGAACTAAGCCAGCAGGTATTGCAGGCAGGCTTCAAGGGCATCTTTGTGGACGCTAACGCCATCTCTCCAATGCGCTCTCAAGAAATTGGATCACAGATGGCTCTTGCAGGGGTTGAGTATGTAGATGGTGGGATCATCGGTGGCCCTGCCTGGCAGGAAAACTCGACCTTTCTTTATCTCTCCGGGCTCCAATCTGCACAAGTGGCCGACTGTTTCGAGCAGGGCCCGCTGGTCACCCGAATCATTGGGGAGGAAATTGGCAGGGCCTCAGCAATGAAGATGTGCTACGCAGCCAAGACGAAGGGAATGACTGCTTTGCTCTGCTCCATTGTGGCCACCGCTAACGAGTTGGGAGTGTGGGAAGACCTGGAGCGACACTGGTCGGCTGAAGTGAGTGATGCCGGCAGAAAAACTGTCGAAGATATCCGGAAAGTTACTGCCAAGGCCTGGAGATTTTCCGGTGAAATGGAGGAGATCGCTTCCACTCTTGACTTTGCAGGGCTTCCAGATGGCTTCCACAAAGCTGCTGCGGATACCTACCAGCGAATGGCTCATTTCAAGGATCACCAGGAATTGCCTGAACTGGAAGAAGTGCTTCGATCATTAGTGCGTTCAAGCTGA